Proteins co-encoded in one Ruegeria sp. YS9 genomic window:
- a CDS encoding hydantoinase B/oxoprolinase family protein, with the protein MTQEYSKVAYQVMWNRLISVVEEQAQALVRTAFSTSVREAGDLSAGVYDTHGNMLAQAVTGTPGHVNAMADAVAHFIRRIGRQNMFEGDVYISNDPWEGTGHLHDITMVTPSFHNGTLVGFFACTAHIVDIGGRGFGADAQSVYEEGLYIPIMKFAEKGDVDETLVRIIRGNVREPDQLIGDIYALATCNEIGHRRLVDMMEEFGLDHLDGIAKFILDNSRRATIEAIAALPQTSATGEMTMDGFDVPITLKVKVSVEGDRIVTDFTGTSGLDKKGINCPLVYTKAYACYALKVAIAPEIPNNAASLAPFEVTAPENSIVNALHPAPVALRHIVGHFVPDAVYDAFDKIVPGLVPAEGAGCLCNFQVSLRPRTDAPAPPDARRSEVLTFNSGGSGARPEHDGMNATAFPSGVMTMPIEATEHAGPVIIWRKELRPDSGGAGKTRGGLGQYMEVGAQEGHEFDIQAMFDRSQHPARGRRGGRNGAPTTVALDDGSAMRVKGKQFVPHGRKVVMAFPGGAGYGDPAERPKELVKRDLARGYISEETARTDYGLSAEDIAAVQSAVARGEQI; encoded by the coding sequence ATGACCCAAGAATACTCGAAAGTCGCCTATCAGGTCATGTGGAACCGTTTGATCTCGGTCGTGGAAGAACAGGCTCAGGCACTGGTGCGAACGGCCTTTTCGACCTCGGTCCGCGAGGCCGGGGACCTGTCGGCAGGCGTCTATGACACGCATGGCAACATGCTGGCACAGGCGGTGACGGGCACTCCGGGTCACGTGAACGCTATGGCCGATGCCGTCGCGCATTTCATCCGTCGGATCGGGCGACAAAACATGTTCGAGGGTGATGTCTACATCAGCAATGACCCGTGGGAGGGCACAGGGCACCTGCACGACATCACGATGGTTACGCCCTCTTTCCATAACGGCACCCTGGTCGGGTTCTTTGCCTGCACGGCGCATATCGTCGATATCGGCGGGCGCGGCTTTGGCGCGGACGCACAGAGCGTTTATGAGGAAGGTCTCTACATCCCGATCATGAAGTTTGCTGAAAAGGGCGACGTGGATGAGACCTTGGTGCGGATCATCCGGGGCAACGTGCGTGAACCGGACCAGTTGATCGGCGATATTTACGCGCTCGCCACTTGCAACGAGATCGGCCACCGCCGCCTGGTCGACATGATGGAGGAGTTTGGTCTCGACCATCTGGACGGTATCGCCAAATTCATCCTCGACAACTCGCGCCGGGCCACGATTGAAGCCATTGCCGCCCTGCCGCAGACATCGGCAACGGGCGAGATGACGATGGACGGCTTCGACGTGCCGATCACACTCAAGGTCAAGGTCAGCGTCGAAGGCGACCGGATCGTGACCGACTTCACCGGCACCTCCGGCCTGGACAAGAAGGGCATCAACTGCCCGCTGGTCTATACCAAGGCCTATGCCTGCTATGCGCTGAAGGTGGCGATTGCGCCGGAAATCCCCAACAACGCCGCCTCACTTGCGCCGTTCGAGGTCACGGCGCCGGAGAACTCAATCGTCAACGCGCTGCACCCCGCGCCAGTCGCCCTGCGCCATATCGTGGGGCATTTCGTGCCAGACGCGGTCTATGACGCCTTTGACAAGATCGTGCCGGGCCTGGTGCCCGCCGAAGGCGCCGGATGCCTGTGCAATTTCCAGGTCTCCTTGCGCCCGCGCACCGACGCGCCTGCCCCGCCTGATGCGCGCCGGTCTGAAGTGCTGACCTTCAACTCGGGCGGCTCTGGTGCACGGCCCGAACACGACGGCATGAACGCGACAGCCTTCCCATCGGGCGTGATGACGATGCCCATCGAGGCCACGGAACACGCAGGTCCCGTCATCATCTGGCGCAAGGAATTGCGCCCCGACAGCGGCGGCGCAGGCAAGACGCGCGGCGGTTTGGGGCAGTACATGGAAGTCGGCGCGCAGGAAGGCCACGAGTTTGACATCCAAGCCATGTTCGACCGCAGCCAGCACCCCGCCCGGGGCCGCCGAGGCGGCCGGAACGGCGCACCCACGACCGTCGCTCTGGACGATGGCTCGGCCATGCGGGTCAAGGGCAAGCAGTTCGTCCCACACGGGCGTAAGGTGGTGATGGCCTTTCCGGGAGGCGCTGGCTACGGTGATCCGGCCGAACGCCCGAAAGAGCTTGTCAAACGCGATCTGGCGCGGGGATATATTTCTGAAGAAACGGCTCGGACGGACTATGGCTTGTCCGCTGAGGACATCGCGGCGGTGCAATCTGCCGTCGCCAGGGGGGAACAGATATGA
- a CDS encoding hydantoinase/oxoprolinase family protein, whose protein sequence is MKAESIRMGVDIGGTFTDVVLEKAGEQYSVKVLTTYAAPENAIIDGMHQVCTKAGIDPSEIEQIIHGTTLATNALIERRGAKTALITTEGFRDVIEMRTESRFEQYDLNLNLPDPLLSRHMRFTVPGRVNAKGEILVELERADVEAVVDRIAEAGFESVAVGLIHSYLNPKHEQLVRDVLVEKLPNVSVSISSEVSPQMREYERFNTVVANAYIKPLMASYLGRLEDRLRGEGVACRIFLMHSGGGIISIQNAADFPVRLVESGPAGGAVFAAHIAARYGLDKVLSFDMGGTTAKICLIKNQTPKTSRVFEVARTYRFKKGSGMPISIPVIDMVEIGAGGGSLAHVDGMRQIRVGPESAGSEPGPACYGRGGERPAVTDADLVLGKLDPDNFAGGSIALHPDKSEQALSAHVGDTLDMDAVEAAFGVAEVVDENMANAARVHAVENGEDLSEYTMIAFGGAAPLHAGRLCEKLGVERLLVPPGAGVGSAIGFLRAPFSFEANRSVYMKLSDFDADKIKGLLTDLKAEATGFVRTCDEVSPILSEFKVYMRYTGQGWEIPIALTEEQAMNPDAATFQARFEEDYTKLFGRPVAGMDIEITVWSVNATTPPEDVARIETTDGSTPVALNGTRQLFDPASGKYLEAHVIDRSRMQAGQRAHGPAAVTEAETTIIVPASRDAIRQPDGCIDVVARKPSASEGAKGAQQ, encoded by the coding sequence ATGAAGGCCGAATCCATTCGAATGGGCGTCGATATTGGCGGCACATTCACAGATGTCGTTCTGGAAAAGGCGGGCGAACAGTATTCGGTCAAAGTCCTGACGACCTACGCGGCCCCCGAAAACGCGATCATCGACGGAATGCACCAGGTCTGCACCAAGGCGGGCATTGACCCCAGCGAAATCGAACAGATCATCCATGGGACCACACTGGCCACCAACGCGCTGATCGAGCGTCGCGGGGCCAAAACGGCGTTGATCACGACGGAAGGCTTCCGCGATGTGATCGAGATGCGGACCGAAAGCCGGTTTGAGCAGTATGATCTGAACCTCAATCTTCCTGATCCGCTGTTGTCGCGCCACATGCGATTCACCGTCCCCGGACGCGTGAATGCCAAGGGAGAAATCCTGGTAGAGCTTGAACGTGCGGATGTCGAAGCCGTTGTGGACCGCATTGCAGAAGCGGGCTTCGAAAGCGTCGCGGTTGGTTTGATCCACTCTTACCTCAACCCCAAACATGAGCAGTTGGTACGTGATGTTCTGGTCGAAAAGCTGCCGAATGTTTCGGTGTCGATCTCGTCCGAGGTATCGCCGCAGATGCGCGAATACGAACGGTTCAACACGGTCGTGGCCAACGCCTATATCAAACCGCTGATGGCCTCCTACCTTGGACGGCTGGAGGACCGCCTGCGCGGCGAAGGTGTCGCCTGTCGCATCTTCCTGATGCATTCGGGGGGCGGGATCATCTCGATCCAGAATGCCGCGGATTTCCCTGTCCGGCTTGTCGAAAGCGGTCCGGCGGGCGGCGCGGTCTTCGCGGCCCATATCGCGGCCCGCTATGGTCTGGACAAGGTTCTCTCCTTCGACATGGGCGGGACCACAGCCAAGATCTGCCTGATCAAGAACCAGACACCCAAGACCAGTCGCGTTTTTGAGGTCGCGCGGACCTACCGGTTCAAAAAGGGCTCTGGCATGCCGATCTCGATCCCGGTGATTGATATGGTCGAAATTGGTGCGGGCGGCGGAAGCCTTGCCCATGTGGACGGGATGCGGCAGATCCGCGTCGGCCCCGAAAGCGCCGGGTCCGAGCCCGGGCCCGCCTGTTATGGGCGCGGGGGTGAACGACCAGCTGTCACGGATGCCGATCTTGTCCTGGGCAAATTGGACCCAGACAATTTTGCCGGTGGTTCGATCGCCCTTCATCCCGATAAATCAGAACAAGCCCTGAGCGCACATGTGGGCGACACGCTGGATATGGACGCAGTCGAGGCGGCCTTTGGCGTGGCAGAGGTGGTGGACGAAAACATGGCCAATGCCGCCCGCGTTCACGCTGTCGAAAATGGCGAAGACCTGAGCGAATACACCATGATCGCCTTTGGCGGCGCGGCCCCGCTGCATGCCGGGCGACTTTGCGAAAAGCTTGGGGTTGAGCGGTTGCTTGTGCCGCCCGGTGCCGGCGTCGGCTCGGCCATCGGCTTCCTGCGCGCGCCGTTCAGCTTTGAGGCCAATCGGTCGGTCTATATGAAGCTGAGCGATTTCGATGCGGACAAGATCAAGGGCCTGCTGACCGATCTCAAGGCCGAGGCGACAGGCTTTGTGCGCACCTGCGATGAAGTCAGCCCGATCCTGTCCGAGTTCAAGGTCTACATGCGCTACACCGGTCAGGGTTGGGAAATCCCGATCGCCTTGACCGAAGAACAGGCGATGAACCCCGACGCCGCGACCTTTCAAGCGCGGTTCGAGGAGGATTACACAAAGCTCTTTGGCCGCCCCGTCGCAGGCATGGATATCGAGATCACCGTCTGGTCGGTGAACGCCACGACGCCGCCCGAGGACGTCGCGCGCATTGAAACGACAGACGGCAGCACGCCTGTTGCTCTGAACGGCACGAGGCAGCTCTTTGATCCGGCGTCGGGCAAATACCTTGAGGCTCATGTCATCGACAGGAGCCGCATGCAGGCAGGCCAGCGCGCACATGGACCAGCCGCCGTAACCGAAGCTGAGACGACCATCATCGTGCCCGCCAGTCGGGATGCGATCCGGCAGCCTGACGGCTGCATCGACGTCGTCGCTCGCAAACCGAGCGCATCAGAAGGTGCCAAGGGAGCCCAACAATGA
- a CDS encoding LysR family transcriptional regulator — MIKSRITFKQLEAFSFVVDMGTFRAAAAALGTTQPNISSRISALEAALDVTLLYRDAGSVRLTTKGKELLERTRDVLRAGEALLEAAGRQELIEERLRLGVTELVACTWLQPFLGQLRREYPNLRVELQVDLSRQIEERLREGQLDLALQNAPFTSRTSGERMLSSETYVWVANEEVADGLAGGASVGRFFDRAVLTHARHTAAGNALHELAKVRGYDAGKIVHSSALSACLPMVSEGMGVALLPRSLVQGELDAGRLNSLISDWTAPPLIFFARFNADRAPRFVERASDIAAALRPSAAED; from the coding sequence ATGATAAAAAGCCGGATCACATTTAAGCAGCTCGAAGCCTTTTCATTTGTTGTGGACATGGGAACCTTTAGAGCGGCGGCCGCTGCCCTTGGCACAACTCAACCCAACATCTCGTCGCGGATCTCTGCATTGGAAGCTGCCTTGGATGTCACGCTTCTTTATCGCGACGCCGGTTCCGTACGTCTGACCACCAAAGGCAAAGAGCTTCTTGAGCGGACGCGGGACGTGCTTCGGGCGGGAGAGGCGTTGCTGGAAGCGGCCGGTCGGCAGGAGCTTATCGAAGAACGTTTACGGCTTGGTGTGACAGAACTGGTCGCCTGTACTTGGCTCCAACCCTTCCTCGGCCAGCTGCGGCGGGAATATCCTAACCTTCGGGTTGAACTTCAGGTCGACTTGTCTCGCCAAATCGAAGAACGCCTTCGAGAAGGGCAGCTTGACCTTGCCCTGCAGAATGCCCCGTTTACGTCGCGGACGTCAGGCGAAAGAATGCTTTCCAGCGAAACATATGTCTGGGTGGCGAATGAAGAAGTTGCCGATGGCCTTGCGGGCGGAGCCTCGGTCGGGCGTTTCTTTGACCGCGCTGTATTGACCCATGCGCGTCACACGGCAGCGGGGAATGCCTTGCATGAATTGGCGAAGGTGCGTGGCTACGATGCTGGCAAGATCGTCCATTCCAGCGCGCTGTCCGCATGTCTGCCGATGGTCAGCGAGGGGATGGGTGTGGCGCTTCTTCCCAGGTCGCTTGTGCAAGGGGAGTTGGACGCAGGCCGGTTGAATTCGCTCATTTCGGATTGGACTGCGCCGCCTTTGATCTTTTTCGCGCGCTTCAACGCGGACCGGGCGCCACGGTTTGTCGAAAGGGCGAGTGACATTGCGGCGGCTCTTCGGCCGAGCGCAGCTGAAGATTAA